Proteins encoded together in one Deinococcus irradiatisoli window:
- the ruvB gene encoding Holliday junction branch migration DNA helicase RuvB: protein MSQPETTDAALRPKTLTEYVGQAKLKDKLSVYLQAARNRREALDHTLLFGPPGLGKTTLAHIIAHELGVNIRVTSGPAIEKPGDLAAILTNSLEEGDVLFIDEIHRLGRVAEEHLYPAMEDFKLDIVLGQGPAARTIELPLPRFTLVGATTRPGLITAPMRSRFGIIEHLEYYTPEEIGINLLRDARLLGFGLNETAALEIGARSRGTMRIAKRLLRRVRDYAEVAGESIIELERTYSALDKLGLDSAGLDDRDKKYLETLIHRFAGGPVGVDTLATAISEDGLTLEDVYEPYLIQLGFIKRTPRGRVATAHAYQHLGLPIAGHPDDDLPLFIN, encoded by the coding sequence ATGTCGCAGCCCGAAACCACCGACGCCGCCCTGCGGCCCAAGACCCTCACCGAGTACGTCGGGCAGGCCAAGCTCAAGGACAAGCTCAGCGTGTACCTGCAAGCGGCGCGCAATCGCCGCGAGGCGCTCGACCACACCCTGCTGTTCGGGCCGCCGGGCCTGGGTAAAACCACCCTGGCGCACATCATCGCCCACGAACTCGGCGTCAACATCCGGGTGACCTCGGGGCCGGCCATCGAGAAGCCCGGCGACCTCGCCGCCATCCTGACCAACAGCCTGGAAGAAGGCGACGTGCTGTTCATCGACGAAATTCACCGGCTGGGTCGGGTGGCCGAGGAGCACCTCTATCCGGCGATGGAGGATTTCAAACTCGACATCGTGCTGGGGCAGGGGCCGGCGGCGCGCACCATCGAATTGCCGCTGCCGCGCTTCACGCTGGTGGGCGCCACCACCCGTCCGGGCCTGATCACCGCGCCGATGCGCAGCCGCTTCGGGATCATCGAGCACCTGGAGTACTACACGCCCGAGGAGATCGGCATCAATTTGCTGCGCGACGCCCGCCTGCTGGGTTTCGGGCTCAACGAAACCGCCGCGCTGGAAATCGGCGCCCGCTCGCGCGGCACCATGCGCATCGCCAAGCGGCTCTTGAGGCGGGTGCGCGACTACGCCGAGGTGGCGGGCGAGAGCATTATCGAACTCGAGCGCACCTACTCGGCGCTCGACAAGCTGGGCCTGGATTCGGCGGGCCTGGACGACCGCGACAAGAAGTACCTCGAAACCCTGATTCACCGCTTCGCCGGTGGGCCGGTGGGGGTAGACACCCTGGCGACGGCCATCAGCGAGGACGGCCTGACCCTGGAAGACGTCTACGAGCCGTACCTGATTCAGCTCGGCTTCATCAAACGCACCCCCCGGGGCCGGGTGGCGACGGCGCACGCCTACCAGCACCTCGGTTTGCCGATTGCCGGCCACCCCGACGACGACCTGCCGCTGTTCATCAACTGA
- a CDS encoding rhomboid family intramembrane serine protease, with protein sequence MSGPVRPGASRPPQRVRGAGLLTAALLASLWLEELSDQLVFGGHLDAYGIVPRHLSSLGHIFTAPFLHADFVHLIGNTLPLAILAFLSALGGAARFVLATLIIVVLGGGLVWLLARAGNHLGASELVFGYFGLLLASAWHERRPASLLTAGLALLLYGGALWGVLPSGGRISWESHLFGFVAGVVAAGWLRGARQPQQKKPRRLA encoded by the coding sequence TTGTCAGGTCCAGTAAGGCCGGGCGCGTCACGGCCGCCCCAGCGGGTACGCGGCGCGGGCCTGCTCACGGCGGCGCTGCTCGCCTCGTTGTGGCTAGAGGAACTCAGCGACCAGCTGGTGTTCGGCGGCCACCTCGACGCCTACGGCATCGTGCCCAGGCACCTGAGCAGCCTGGGCCACATCTTCACCGCGCCGTTTCTGCACGCCGACTTCGTTCACCTGATCGGCAACACCCTGCCGCTGGCGATCCTGGCGTTTCTCAGCGCCCTGGGCGGGGCGGCGCGGTTCGTGCTCGCTACCCTGATCATCGTGGTGCTGGGCGGGGGGCTGGTGTGGCTGCTGGCCCGGGCCGGCAACCACCTGGGGGCCAGCGAGCTGGTGTTCGGGTATTTCGGGTTGCTGCTGGCGAGCGCCTGGCACGAGCGCCGCCCGGCCTCGCTGCTCACGGCGGGCCTGGCCCTGCTGCTCTACGGCGGCGCGCTGTGGGGCGTGCTGCCGAGTGGTGGGCGCATTTCCTGGGAAAGCCATCTGTTCGGCTTCGTGGCGGGGGTGGTGGCCGCCGGCTGGCTGAGGGGTGCCCGGCAGCCGCAACAGAAAAAGCCCAGGCGCCTGGCCTAG
- a CDS encoding PEGA domain-containing protein yields MKRRFSLLLALPALLSACVPTSLQTRPTSEVTLTAQLGDELRVETGQYRRPGPAQLRVQVSAPAPTYLYALLVPEQRAAQLLTPQPQPVQPAQSASFNLPEVSGYTQLFIVGSLQPLTFGPLGSGVEAASKALSAATADAPPNSWNVTTQVYRVGQYGALKVVSDPPDVNVYVNGSYRGTTPLVLGAVPAGNVTLRLERPGFEPLSRTVAVVADQTVQVQVRLHLRPAVGQLTVRSSVPAQVQLLGPQGEWHGPAPLLNAELPAGDYDLTVTPQDPSLKAAWLGFTLKRDQNLNVSCAPDGGRLNCQVQ; encoded by the coding sequence ATGAAGCGCCGCTTCTCTTTGCTCCTGGCCCTGCCGGCTTTGCTCAGCGCCTGCGTGCCCACCTCCCTGCAGACCCGCCCGACTTCGGAAGTGACGCTCACGGCGCAGCTGGGCGACGAGCTCAGGGTCGAGACCGGTCAGTACCGCCGGCCCGGCCCGGCCCAGCTGCGGGTGCAGGTCAGCGCGCCCGCGCCCACCTACCTCTACGCGCTGCTGGTGCCGGAGCAGCGGGCGGCGCAGCTGCTCACGCCGCAGCCGCAACCGGTGCAACCTGCCCAGAGTGCCAGCTTCAATCTGCCGGAGGTGTCGGGTTACACGCAGCTGTTTATCGTCGGCAGCTTGCAGCCCCTGACCTTCGGGCCGCTGGGCAGCGGGGTCGAGGCGGCTTCCAAGGCGCTCAGCGCCGCCACCGCCGACGCGCCGCCCAACAGCTGGAACGTGACGACCCAGGTCTACCGCGTCGGTCAGTACGGCGCGCTGAAGGTGGTCAGCGACCCGCCCGACGTGAACGTGTACGTCAACGGCAGCTACCGGGGCACCACGCCGCTGGTGCTCGGCGCCGTGCCGGCCGGAAACGTCACCCTGCGTCTGGAGCGGCCAGGATTCGAGCCGCTCAGCCGCACCGTGGCGGTGGTGGCCGACCAGACGGTGCAGGTGCAGGTCCGCTTGCACCTGCGGCCTGCCGTGGGCCAGCTGACGGTGCGCAGCAGCGTGCCGGCCCAGGTGCAGCTGCTGGGCCCGCAGGGCGAATGGCATGGCCCGGCCCCGCTGCTCAACGCCGAGCTGCCGGCCGGCGACTACGACCTGACCGTCACGCCGCAGGACCCGTCGCTCAAGGCCGCCTGGCTGGGCTTCACCCTCAAGCGCGACCAGAACCTCAACGTGAGTTGCGCCCCCGATGGCGGGCGGCTGAATTGTCAGGTCCAGTAA
- a CDS encoding HD-GYP domain-containing protein, with translation MLSRQLLVWRGSRLAARRGAGFVREGHPQRVRDLALALGRAAGLGAAELAALEQAALLHDLGRCLLPPHADEKLHPQVGAELLLGQDLPPSTLAAVRHHHERWDGRGYPGGLRGEAIPPLARVLAVANLADHLAGFPPEVRAQRLAWERGLALDPQWVNLYLSVLGH, from the coding sequence ATGCTTTCCCGTCAATTGCTGGTCTGGCGCGGCTCGCGTCTGGCGGCGCGGCGCGGCGCGGGGTTCGTGCGCGAGGGCCACCCGCAGCGGGTACGCGATCTGGCGCTGGCGCTGGGCCGGGCGGCGGGTCTGGGCGCCGCCGAACTGGCCGCGCTGGAGCAGGCGGCCCTGCTGCACGACCTGGGCCGCTGCCTGCTGCCGCCGCACGCCGACGAAAAACTGCACCCGCAGGTGGGCGCCGAGCTACTGCTGGGGCAGGACCTGCCGCCCAGCACCCTGGCGGCGGTGCGCCACCACCACGAGCGCTGGGACGGGCGCGGCTATCCTGGCGGGCTGCGCGGCGAGGCGATTCCGCCACTGGCGCGGGTGCTGGCCGTCGCCAATCTGGCCGACCATCTGGCCGGGTTTCCGCCGGAGGTGCGGGCGCAGCGCCTGGCCTGGGAGCGCGGTCTGGCGCTCGATCCGCAGTGGGTCAACCTCTACCTGAGCGTGCTGGGCCACTGA
- the hflX gene encoding GTPase HflX — MEKVHGNLSGLKTAQQKSLSNLYRRRLAPGSVTSPELARNLSELSQDIRREISVLIDRRGRVISVSVADAKGAELPNVRKGETRLSGFHLLHTHPKGGGLSKADLSALFLSRLDAVAAIEVRPDGLPGNVHLAHLTPPGTVGEEEDWRVYPPATPSEMEQFDLAGQVSALEEEIARAQRTREAKKDRERAILVQIDQGEVDAEERLAELGELARTAGAEVVYRELIFRRHLKPGTLIGAGKLEELTSRAYHEDADLLIFGQELGAAQAREIEEATGLKVLDRTQLILDIFALHAQGVESRLQVELAQLRYMKPRLLGAGTRLSRIGASGGSAAGGAIGTRGPGETKLELDRRRINDRLSFLEHQLKEVAVRREERRKTRSRNDVPVISIVGYTNAGKSTLLNAFTHAAEEPRKVLAENKLFATLRPTSRQGFLEGIGPVVYTDTVGFIRDLPTDLTRAFRATLEEIGDADVLLHVVDVSAPGAEARYAAVQRILKDLDIGELPSVVALNKADQTDPEVLEQERARLGGVAISAHSGEGLSQLRHVLSQTLEDLQVKREDAEESARRERENVKAALSTPSPKPRWAGTD; from the coding sequence ATAGAGAAAGTCCACGGTAATCTCTCCGGACTCAAGACGGCGCAGCAAAAAAGCCTCAGCAACCTCTACCGCCGCCGCCTGGCGCCTGGCAGTGTGACGAGTCCGGAGCTGGCGCGCAACCTCAGCGAGCTCTCGCAGGACATTCGCCGCGAGATCAGCGTGCTGATCGACCGCCGGGGGCGCGTCATCAGCGTGTCGGTGGCCGACGCCAAAGGCGCCGAGTTGCCCAACGTCCGCAAAGGCGAGACCCGGCTCTCCGGCTTTCACCTGCTGCACACCCACCCCAAGGGCGGCGGGCTGAGCAAGGCCGACCTCTCGGCACTGTTTCTCAGCCGCCTGGACGCGGTGGCGGCCATCGAGGTGCGGCCCGACGGTCTGCCCGGCAACGTGCATCTGGCGCACCTCACGCCGCCCGGCACGGTGGGCGAGGAAGAGGACTGGCGGGTGTACCCGCCGGCCACCCCCAGCGAGATGGAACAGTTCGATCTGGCCGGGCAGGTCAGTGCCCTGGAAGAGGAGATCGCCCGCGCCCAGCGCACCCGCGAGGCCAAGAAAGACCGCGAACGCGCCATTCTGGTGCAGATCGACCAGGGTGAAGTGGACGCCGAGGAACGTCTGGCCGAGCTGGGCGAACTGGCCCGCACCGCCGGGGCCGAGGTGGTCTACCGCGAGCTGATTTTCCGGCGTCACCTCAAGCCCGGCACCCTGATCGGGGCCGGCAAGCTCGAAGAACTCACCAGCCGCGCCTACCATGAGGACGCCGACCTCTTGATCTTCGGGCAGGAACTCGGCGCGGCGCAGGCCCGCGAGATCGAGGAAGCCACCGGCCTGAAGGTGCTCGACCGCACCCAGCTGATTCTGGACATCTTCGCGTTGCACGCCCAGGGTGTCGAGTCGCGTCTGCAAGTCGAGCTGGCCCAGCTGCGCTACATGAAGCCGCGTCTGCTCGGCGCCGGCACCCGGCTCTCGCGCATCGGCGCTTCGGGCGGCTCGGCGGCCGGCGGGGCCATCGGCACGCGCGGCCCCGGCGAAACCAAGCTGGAGCTCGACCGCCGCCGCATCAACGACCGCCTGTCTTTTCTGGAGCACCAGCTGAAGGAAGTGGCGGTGCGCCGCGAGGAGCGCCGCAAGACCCGCAGCCGCAACGACGTGCCGGTGATCAGCATCGTGGGCTACACCAACGCCGGCAAGTCCACCCTGCTCAACGCCTTTACCCACGCCGCCGAGGAACCGCGCAAGGTGCTGGCCGAGAACAAGCTCTTCGCCACGCTGCGCCCCACCAGCCGCCAGGGCTTTCTGGAGGGCATCGGGCCGGTGGTCTACACCGACACGGTGGGCTTTATCCGCGACCTGCCAACCGATCTGACCCGCGCGTTCCGCGCCACCCTGGAAGAAATCGGCGACGCCGACGTGCTGCTGCATGTGGTCGACGTTTCGGCGCCCGGCGCCGAGGCGCGTTACGCGGCGGTGCAGCGCATTCTGAAGGACCTCGACATCGGTGAGCTGCCGAGCGTGGTGGCCCTCAACAAGGCCGACCAGACCGACCCGGAAGTGCTGGAGCAGGAACGCGCCCGGCTCGGCGGCGTGGCGATCAGCGCCCACAGCGGCGAGGGCCTCTCGCAGCTGCGCCACGTGCTGTCGCAGACGCTCGAGGATTTGCAGGTCAAGCGCGAGGACGCCGAGGAAAGTGCCCGCCGCGAGCGCGAGAACGTGAAGGCCGCGCTCAGCACCCCTTCACCCAAGCCCCGCTGGGCTGGAACAGACTGA
- a CDS encoding sensor domain-containing protein yields MTLTMNTALPDTLKDLLSSQTPGATLLASVGQQAVLLKADAPALNVPDLTPPDEWFDSGELTWLTRDGALLGLLWSLQPVAERTVQLLTMLLTAAQDDGARREANVLLTQLPEGAAWLSGELVFQQVSRRFLELHGLSAAQVIGQEFEAVFPTRSDTATLLRQAAAGRAAVQERELICNPQDQRGLWLRSQMRPYYGGAAAGVLWTMHDISQEVWLSSRIHALLLGTRWPTAVLSAAGEVLERSDSLRSSLPEAEDPQHSPLWQWPIWHDAQEAERQLRQALDEALAHPQQRFERRLQLQGGEFLSVSLNWGEEPGSGVAPEDALLVAEFRFQAQVDRAAPDGLLAGAIAHSPQATLLLGAADDSGERPVWLASEAAAKLMGVDRADLNVPGGVPLGRMLRALGVQLSRSDLTPLSPVTLTTQASLDGEDFSVVLTRPDGLRRYVMVTAARLTSGEGSPRRDEPLALYLHDVTTVRTLEDRLKHDASHDPLTGLLNWSGLRARLGAPPAASAPLCLMTLSLDEFDVLEAALGKSAGDHLLIQVAARLHHWRKDAQVARLEGEHFTLVVPGVVAEQALNLAGEVQRLFAAPLRVGGREMRISASVGVACGAQNAEQLLEEARTALLAARRLGRAGHQLYTPELMSAEAELLDLEHDLRTALPSQFTLLFQPIVNLLTGRVQGAEVLLRWQHPQRGLLSPSQFLPLAARAGLLPTLGAWVVAEVSAQRQRWQGMHGKLRLSLNLSAQELLDEGVLADFGRQVRAVGGLDLELSAGSFMQPDAPSVEAPERTNAALAQLRADGARIWVDDFGDGATSLTALERFALSGVKLHPSFVANLLEGPRPLALLEGTVDLARKLGLDVIAVGVETPAQAKLLQKVGCHAAQGFFYSPPLALADFERWLATQVLD; encoded by the coding sequence ATGACCTTAACCATGAACACCGCTTTGCCCGACACCCTCAAAGACCTGCTGAGCAGCCAGACGCCCGGCGCGACCTTGCTGGCCAGCGTAGGTCAGCAAGCTGTGCTGCTCAAAGCCGACGCGCCCGCCCTGAACGTCCCGGACCTCACGCCGCCCGACGAGTGGTTCGACAGCGGTGAACTGACCTGGCTGACGCGTGACGGCGCCCTGCTGGGGTTGCTGTGGTCGCTGCAGCCGGTGGCCGAGCGCACGGTGCAGCTGCTGACCATGCTGCTGACGGCGGCGCAGGACGACGGCGCGCGGCGCGAAGCCAACGTGCTGCTGACCCAGTTGCCGGAAGGAGCCGCCTGGCTCAGCGGCGAACTGGTGTTCCAGCAGGTCAGCCGCCGCTTCCTGGAACTGCACGGCCTGAGCGCCGCGCAGGTGATCGGCCAGGAGTTCGAAGCGGTGTTTCCGACGCGCAGCGACACCGCCACCCTGCTGCGTCAGGCGGCGGCGGGCCGGGCGGCGGTGCAGGAGCGCGAACTGATCTGCAACCCGCAGGACCAGCGCGGGCTGTGGCTGCGCTCGCAGATGCGGCCGTACTACGGCGGCGCGGCGGCGGGGGTCTTGTGGACCATGCACGACATCAGCCAGGAAGTCTGGCTTTCCTCGCGCATTCACGCCCTGCTGCTGGGCACCCGCTGGCCCACGGCGGTGCTGAGCGCGGCCGGCGAGGTGCTCGAGCGCAGCGACTCGCTGCGGTCCAGCTTGCCGGAGGCCGAGGACCCGCAGCATTCGCCGCTGTGGCAGTGGCCGATCTGGCACGACGCCCAGGAAGCCGAGCGTCAGCTGCGTCAGGCGCTGGATGAGGCCCTGGCCCACCCGCAGCAGCGCTTCGAGCGCCGCTTGCAGCTGCAGGGCGGCGAGTTTCTGAGCGTGTCCCTCAACTGGGGCGAGGAGCCGGGCAGCGGCGTGGCGCCGGAAGACGCCCTGCTGGTGGCCGAGTTCCGCTTTCAGGCCCAGGTGGACCGCGCCGCGCCGGACGGCCTGCTGGCCGGGGCCATCGCCCACAGTCCGCAGGCCACCTTGCTGCTCGGCGCGGCCGACGACAGCGGCGAGCGCCCGGTGTGGCTGGCCAGCGAGGCCGCCGCCAAACTGATGGGCGTGGACCGCGCCGACCTCAACGTGCCGGGCGGCGTGCCGCTGGGACGCATGCTGCGGGCGCTGGGCGTGCAGCTCTCGCGCTCGGACCTGACCCCGCTCTCGCCGGTCACGCTGACCACCCAGGCCAGCCTGGACGGCGAGGACTTCTCGGTGGTGCTGACCCGGCCCGACGGCCTGCGCCGCTACGTGATGGTCACGGCGGCCCGCCTGACCTCCGGCGAGGGCAGCCCCAGGCGCGACGAACCGCTGGCCCTGTACCTGCACGACGTCACCACCGTTCGTACCCTGGAAGACCGCCTCAAGCACGACGCGTCCCACGATCCCCTGACCGGCCTGCTCAACTGGTCGGGCCTGCGCGCCCGGCTCGGTGCCCCGCCGGCAGCCAGCGCCCCGCTGTGCCTGATGACCCTCAGCCTCGACGAATTCGACGTGCTGGAAGCGGCGCTGGGCAAATCGGCCGGCGACCACCTGCTGATTCAGGTGGCCGCCCGGCTGCACCACTGGCGCAAGGACGCCCAGGTGGCCCGCCTGGAAGGCGAACACTTCACGCTGGTGGTGCCGGGCGTGGTGGCCGAACAGGCGCTGAACCTGGCCGGCGAAGTCCAGCGCCTGTTCGCGGCTCCGCTGCGCGTGGGCGGCCGGGAAATGCGCATCAGCGCCAGCGTCGGGGTGGCCTGCGGCGCCCAGAACGCCGAGCAGCTTCTGGAAGAAGCCCGCACCGCGCTGCTCGCCGCCCGCCGGCTGGGCCGCGCCGGTCATCAGCTCTACACCCCGGAACTGATGAGCGCCGAGGCCGAACTGCTCGATCTGGAACACGACCTTCGGACCGCGCTGCCCTCGCAGTTCACGCTGCTGTTTCAACCGATCGTCAATCTGCTGACTGGCCGGGTGCAGGGCGCCGAAGTGCTGCTGCGGTGGCAGCACCCCCAGCGCGGCCTGCTCTCGCCCTCGCAGTTTTTGCCGCTGGCCGCCCGCGCCGGCCTGCTGCCCACCCTGGGCGCCTGGGTGGTGGCGGAAGTCAGCGCCCAGCGTCAGCGCTGGCAGGGCATGCACGGCAAACTGAGGCTCAGCCTCAACCTCAGCGCCCAGGAACTGCTCGATGAAGGCGTGCTGGCCGATTTCGGCCGGCAGGTGCGGGCGGTGGGCGGCCTCGACCTCGAACTCAGCGCCGGCAGCTTCATGCAGCCCGACGCTCCGAGCGTCGAGGCGCCGGAGCGCACCAACGCGGCGCTGGCCCAGCTGCGCGCCGACGGTGCCCGCATCTGGGTGGACGATTTCGGTGACGGGGCCACCAGCCTCACGGCGCTGGAGCGCTTTGCCCTCAGCGGCGTCAAGTTGCACCCCTCGTTCGTGGCGAACCTGCTCGAAGGCCCGCGCCCGCTGGCCCTCTTGGAAGGCACGGTGGACCTGGCCCGCAAGCTCGGCCTCGACGTGATCGCGGTGGGCGTGGAAACCCCGGCCCAGGCCAAGCTGCTTCAGAAGGTTGGCTGTCACGCCGCTCAGGGCTTTTTCTACTCGCCGCCGCTGGCCTTGGCCGACTTCGAGCGCTGGCTGGCGACCCAGGTGCTCGACTGA
- the murJ gene encoding murein biosynthesis integral membrane protein MurJ, producing the protein MTAPDTADTPASEATLPPAPPPRPRSAARNTLIVMAGTFGSRLSGVVRQQLINGFGNELLDAFVIASRVPNLLRELLAEGALVNSFIPVYKSLNPTERRELARAFSGTLIGINLILMVLGILAAPWIVSLLISANANVDVGLALYMTRLVMPFLTLISLASIAMGLLNADEHFRESSFAPVAFNAVSIVVLLLATVLFPHSATWLALSWLLGGLAQLLVQLPALGRYGLLPTPQLMVHPALGRVLAQMAPFTLTTGARQILNVYVQRLLSNGAIFSPGAVSAYANAETLFTMVNGLFVVSPALALFPRFSQLAAEADWPRFKELTYSTLRTVTFLAAPASALLVALSGYAIGIFDLRGNMPLDRFVAGTLILTGWALALVPWAINTVLLRTFYARQRTREAVVVSAVGFLFEVTLYNLLVPRWGLIGFGISTTIAGLLVGLALVYLYGRQLGFSVPQLAPYLARVLGLAVIAGLIARLVALPFPAAGPGSLLLSVLVLALAGGAGLISYLGLAAALNVGQARQLLGGLRRRLGR; encoded by the coding sequence ATGACCGCGCCGGACACGGCCGATACGCCCGCTTCCGAAGCCACCCTGCCGCCGGCGCCCCCGCCACGGCCGCGCTCGGCGGCGCGCAACACCCTGATCGTGATGGCCGGGACGTTCGGTTCGCGCTTGTCGGGCGTGGTGCGCCAGCAACTCATCAACGGTTTTGGCAACGAACTGCTCGACGCCTTCGTGATCGCCTCACGGGTGCCGAACCTGCTGCGCGAACTGCTGGCCGAGGGCGCGCTGGTCAACTCGTTTATTCCCGTCTACAAATCGCTGAACCCGACCGAGCGGCGTGAGCTGGCCCGGGCCTTTTCCGGCACCCTGATCGGGATTAACTTGATCTTAATGGTTTTGGGCATTTTGGCCGCGCCTTGGATTGTCAGTCTTCTGATTTCGGCCAACGCCAACGTGGATGTGGGGCTGGCGCTCTACATGACCCGGCTGGTGATGCCGTTTCTGACCTTGATCAGTCTGGCGTCTATCGCCATGGGCCTGCTCAATGCCGACGAGCATTTTCGTGAATCGAGCTTCGCGCCGGTGGCCTTCAACGCGGTCTCGATCGTGGTGCTGCTGCTGGCGACGGTGCTGTTTCCGCATTCGGCCACCTGGCTGGCGCTCAGCTGGCTGCTGGGCGGGCTGGCGCAGTTGCTGGTGCAGCTTCCGGCGCTGGGGCGCTACGGCCTGCTGCCCACGCCCCAGCTGATGGTTCACCCAGCGCTGGGGCGGGTGCTCGCGCAGATGGCTCCCTTTACCCTCACCACCGGAGCGCGGCAGATTCTCAACGTCTACGTGCAGCGCCTGCTCTCCAACGGCGCGATCTTCTCGCCGGGCGCAGTGTCGGCCTACGCCAACGCCGAGACGCTCTTTACCATGGTCAACGGCCTGTTCGTGGTCAGCCCGGCGCTGGCCCTCTTTCCGCGCTTCTCGCAGCTGGCCGCCGAGGCCGACTGGCCCCGGTTCAAGGAGCTGACCTACAGCACCCTGAGAACCGTGACGTTTCTGGCCGCCCCGGCCAGCGCCCTGCTGGTGGCGCTTTCCGGCTACGCCATCGGTATTTTCGATCTGCGCGGCAACATGCCGCTCGACCGCTTCGTGGCCGGCACCCTGATTCTCACCGGCTGGGCGCTGGCCCTGGTGCCCTGGGCCATCAACACCGTGCTGCTACGAACCTTCTATGCCCGGCAGCGCACCCGCGAAGCGGTGGTGGTCAGCGCGGTGGGCTTTCTGTTCGAGGTGACGCTCTACAACCTGCTGGTGCCGCGCTGGGGGCTGATCGGCTTCGGCATTTCCACCACCATCGCGGGCCTGCTGGTGGGATTGGCGCTGGTTTATCTGTACGGCCGGCAACTCGGCTTCTCGGTGCCGCAGCTGGCCCCCTACTTGGCGCGGGTGCTGGGCCTGGCGGTGATCGCCGGGCTGATCGCCAGACTGGTTGCCTTGCCGTTTCCCGCCGCCGGCCCCGGCAGCCTGCTGCTGAGCGTGCTGGTGCTGGCGCTGGCCGGCGGCGCGGGGCTGATCAGTTACCTGGGACTGGCCGCCGCCCTCAACGTGGGACAGGCCCGTCAGCTGCTCGGCGGACTGCGGCGGCGACTGGGGCGCTGA
- a CDS encoding helix-turn-helix domain-containing protein, with amino-acid sequence MTLSEQFQTLPKLLKVSEVASFTGTHERTVRRWIREGRMAAVESPAGIRVPRRTLWRFLGLDLAA; translated from the coding sequence GTGACGTTAAGCGAACAGTTCCAGACCCTGCCCAAACTTCTGAAAGTCAGCGAAGTCGCCAGCTTCACCGGCACCCACGAACGAACGGTGCGCCGCTGGATCAGGGAAGGGCGCATGGCCGCCGTGGAAAGTCCGGCCGGCATTCGGGTCCCGCGCCGCACCCTGTGGCGTTTTCTGGGTCTGGACCTGGCCGCCTGA
- a CDS encoding DUF554 domain-containing protein, producing the protein MSLLSQLSGTLINTATVVIGASLGLLLGSRLPERMQRTLLQVLSLVTLYIALGMAGSLGSVKGGPVPGVILALVGLALGAVIGEALGLEERLSQLGDTLKRRMKGEGKFTEGFVAASLLFCVGPLTIVGGIQNGLSGDSSSYVLKATLDGIASVALAGVYGLGVLMSAAAVLIIQGAIALTAGGLASALLGGADPTTLNSNPYVLVVTGVGGLMIAGIAWNLMLAGLGFEEDKRVRVASFLPALITAPLLLWAARLIWA; encoded by the coding sequence ATGTCTCTTCTCTCGCAGCTGTCCGGCACGCTGATCAACACCGCCACCGTCGTGATCGGGGCCAGCCTGGGGCTGCTGTTGGGAAGCCGCCTGCCCGAGCGCATGCAGCGCACATTGCTGCAGGTGCTCAGCTTGGTCACGCTGTATATCGCGCTGGGCATGGCCGGCAGCCTGGGCAGCGTGAAGGGCGGCCCGGTGCCGGGGGTGATCCTGGCGCTGGTGGGACTGGCGCTCGGCGCGGTGATCGGCGAGGCGCTGGGCCTGGAAGAGCGGCTTTCGCAGCTCGGCGACACCCTCAAGCGCCGCATGAAGGGCGAGGGCAAATTCACTGAAGGGTTCGTGGCCGCCTCGCTGCTGTTCTGCGTGGGGCCGCTGACCATCGTGGGCGGCATCCAGAACGGCCTGAGCGGCGACAGCAGCTCGTACGTGCTCAAGGCCACACTCGACGGCATCGCCTCGGTGGCGCTGGCCGGGGTGTACGGCCTGGGCGTGCTGATGAGCGCCGCGGCGGTGCTCATCATTCAGGGCGCCATCGCGCTGACGGCCGGCGGGCTGGCCAGCGCCCTGCTGGGCGGCGCCGATCCCACCACCCTCAACAGCAATCCCTACGTGCTGGTCGTCACCGGGGTGGGCGGGCTGATGATCGCCGGCATCGCCTGGAACCTGATGCTGGCCGGGCTAGGCTTCGAGGAAGACAAGCGGGTGCGGGTCGCCAGCTTTCTGCCGGCCCTGATCACGGCCCCGCTGCTGCTGTGGGCCGCCCGGCTGATCTGGGCCTGA